A stretch of Anaeromyxobacter dehalogenans 2CP-1 DNA encodes these proteins:
- a CDS encoding CpsD/CapB family tyrosine-protein kinase, with protein sequence MIPAETLNAAFPTLAPESRLVALDAPASAAAEQYRVLYQRLLRLAARRPMRVLAITSAGRGEGRTTTAANLALTAAQEGRATVLVEADLRRPVLAARFGLAPRAGLAEVLEGAAELAQAVVRVGPLAVLCAGDPRDPAQALRSPRAVAIMEQLRAAYEHVILDAPPALAGADGDRLVQAADAALLVVRSGATPRQVVRLALDALGERAAGVVLNAVDAGAVAHGRWIYGDASAVAPPPVPVPEVRRAEPL encoded by the coding sequence ATGATCCCCGCCGAGACGCTGAACGCCGCCTTTCCGACCCTCGCGCCGGAGAGCCGCCTGGTCGCGCTCGACGCGCCCGCCTCGGCGGCCGCGGAGCAGTACCGCGTCCTGTACCAGCGCCTGCTCCGCCTGGCCGCGCGCCGGCCGATGCGCGTGCTGGCGATCACCTCCGCCGGCCGCGGCGAGGGGCGGACCACCACCGCCGCCAACCTGGCGCTCACCGCCGCGCAGGAGGGGCGCGCGACGGTGCTGGTCGAGGCCGACCTGCGCCGGCCGGTGCTGGCGGCGCGGTTCGGGCTGGCGCCGCGGGCCGGGCTGGCCGAGGTCCTGGAGGGCGCCGCCGAGCTGGCGCAGGCGGTGGTGCGGGTCGGCCCGCTGGCGGTGCTGTGCGCCGGCGATCCGCGGGATCCGGCCCAGGCGCTGCGGAGCCCGCGCGCCGTCGCGATCATGGAGCAGCTCCGCGCCGCCTACGAGCACGTCATCCTCGACGCGCCGCCGGCGCTGGCCGGCGCGGACGGCGACCGCCTGGTGCAGGCGGCCGACGCGGCCCTGCTGGTGGTGCGCTCGGGGGCCACGCCGCGCCAGGTGGTGCGGCTCGCGCTCGACGCGCTGGGCGAGCGCGCCGCCGGCGTGGTGCTGAACGCCGTGGACGCCGGCGCGGTGGCGCACGGGCGCTGGATCTACGGGGACGCGTCCGCGGTCGCGCCGCCGCCCGTGCCGGTGCCCGAGGTCCGGCGCGCAGAGCCGCTGTGA
- a CDS encoding GumC family protein, producing MERTYTIHDLFAALRRRKVIALVVSVIVLATGAAIALLTPAEYTASSTVQIEPRRLPVDFFPAQGVAPFEDRMRTIKHGILARPVLEKVVKETDFFPDLRGDLDQAVEKLRRQVEVRLEGEVPGGPPALLFVVEVRGADPRKVKAAAELLPRFYEQMTREVLASQARALRETLDAQTTEMSKALADHERKILGFKLEHAAELPEMIDTNARAAARAQALVEMHLSAIADARRRRNTVLASIPEGPSAPGMSEAALDAAQRRVQAAEAAYGPQHPDVRRARRELDEAKGRRDEEVEGYRKGRVAEQLARLDEEVSEHQQALTGLQAELASYQKRVEAAPRWGQELAARSRDYEVLRAKYVSTVSRRADAAAAEQLLAADGQALFRVIEPALAPTRPSAPDRGRMLLLALLASVAAGLAAAGLAEWLDGSMRGPEDAAALGVPVLAAIPRIGPRSHAS from the coding sequence ATGGAGCGGACCTACACGATTCACGACCTGTTCGCGGCGCTCCGGCGGCGGAAGGTGATCGCGCTGGTGGTGTCGGTCATCGTGCTCGCCACCGGGGCGGCGATCGCGCTGCTCACGCCGGCCGAGTACACGGCGTCCTCCACCGTGCAGATCGAGCCGCGGCGGCTCCCGGTGGACTTCTTCCCGGCCCAGGGCGTCGCGCCCTTCGAGGACCGGATGCGGACGATCAAGCACGGCATCCTGGCGCGGCCGGTCCTGGAGAAGGTCGTGAAGGAGACCGACTTCTTCCCGGACCTGCGCGGCGATCTCGACCAGGCGGTCGAGAAGCTGCGGCGGCAGGTCGAGGTCCGGCTCGAGGGCGAGGTGCCCGGCGGTCCGCCCGCGCTGCTGTTCGTGGTGGAGGTGCGGGGCGCCGATCCACGCAAGGTGAAGGCGGCGGCGGAGCTGCTCCCGCGCTTCTACGAGCAGATGACCCGCGAGGTGCTGGCCAGCCAGGCGCGCGCGCTGCGCGAGACGCTCGACGCGCAGACCACCGAGATGTCGAAGGCGCTCGCCGACCACGAGCGCAAGATCCTCGGCTTCAAGCTGGAGCACGCCGCCGAGCTGCCGGAGATGATCGACACGAACGCGCGCGCCGCCGCGCGGGCCCAGGCGCTGGTGGAGATGCACCTGTCCGCGATCGCCGACGCCCGGCGCCGGCGCAACACGGTGCTGGCGTCGATCCCGGAAGGCCCGAGCGCGCCCGGCATGAGCGAGGCCGCGCTGGACGCCGCGCAGCGGCGCGTGCAGGCGGCCGAGGCGGCCTACGGGCCGCAGCACCCCGACGTGCGCCGCGCGCGGCGCGAGCTGGACGAGGCGAAGGGGCGGCGCGACGAGGAGGTCGAGGGCTACCGCAAGGGCCGCGTCGCGGAGCAGCTGGCCCGCCTCGACGAGGAGGTCTCGGAGCACCAGCAGGCGCTGACCGGGCTCCAGGCCGAGCTGGCCTCGTACCAGAAGCGCGTCGAGGCCGCGCCGCGCTGGGGCCAGGAGCTGGCGGCGCGCTCGCGCGACTACGAGGTGCTGCGCGCGAAGTACGTCTCGACCGTCTCCCGGCGCGCCGACGCGGCGGCCGCCGAGCAGCTGCTCGCGGCGGACGGCCAGGCGCTGTTCCGCGTCATCGAGCCGGCGCTCGCGCCGACCCGCCCGTCGGCGCCGGATCGCGGGCGGATGCTGCTGCTGGCGCTGCTCGCCAGCGTCGCCGCCGGCCTGGCCGCGGCCGGCCTGGCGGAGTGGCTCGACGGCTCCATGCGCGGTCCGGAGGACGCGGCCGCGCTGGGCGTGCCGGTCCTCGCCGCCATCCCGCGCATCGGTCCCCGCAGCCACGCGTCGTGA
- a CDS encoding polysaccharide biosynthesis/export family protein has product MARGNVAMTAVLLLSAACAGKSASERAGTRPDAGEYRIGREDVLEVVVWHEPELTRVVPVRPDGRISLPLAGEVEAAGKTPAELQTGLSKALGTYIKDPAVAVLVREINASRVFVLGEVARPGGFPLRGPVSVVQAIALAGGRTPYGGDEVVWLRQKPDGGADRVRLSFDDLVKGEAAGALWLKGGDVLYVP; this is encoded by the coding sequence ATGGCGCGTGGCAACGTGGCGATGACGGCGGTCCTGCTCCTGTCTGCGGCGTGCGCGGGGAAGAGCGCCTCCGAACGGGCCGGCACGCGCCCCGACGCGGGCGAGTACCGCATCGGGCGCGAGGACGTGCTCGAGGTGGTGGTGTGGCACGAGCCGGAGCTGACCCGCGTGGTGCCGGTGCGCCCCGACGGGCGCATCTCGCTCCCGCTCGCCGGCGAGGTGGAGGCGGCGGGGAAGACGCCCGCGGAGCTCCAGACCGGCCTCAGCAAGGCGCTCGGGACGTACATCAAGGACCCGGCGGTGGCGGTGCTGGTGCGCGAGATCAACGCATCCCGCGTGTTCGTGCTGGGCGAGGTGGCGCGGCCGGGCGGGTTCCCGCTGCGCGGCCCGGTGTCGGTGGTCCAGGCCATCGCGCTGGCGGGGGGCCGCACGCCCTACGGCGGCGACGAGGTGGTGTGGCTCCGGCAGAAGCCGGACGGCGGCGCGGATCGCGTGCGGCTGTCCTTCGACGATCTGGTGAAGGGGGAGGCGGCGGGTGCGCTCTGGCTCAAGGGCGGCGACGTCCTGTACGTGCCGTAG
- a CDS encoding sigma-54-dependent transcriptional regulator, with amino-acid sequence MDNDCTVLVIEDDDEARAPLCEFLGAAGYRVRAARGGNEALADLGSAPAGAVLLDLVMPEPDGFEVLRRVRERDPALPVIVLSALSQTEDVVRAMKLGATDYLPKPFDPAELELVLRRALDGRARTRSETAPDPGTLPLLSGAMDRVRELVERIADTDVPVLLVGESGVGKDVIARRIHAESRRAARPFVKINCAALPGELLESELFGHEKGAFTGAHAEKPGKFELAHQGTIFLDEIGEMDPRLQAKLLQVLQDEEFYRVGGKRPVRVDARVVVATNRNLELAIRQGSFREDLFYRLNVVTVRVPPLRERKEEIGPLVRHFVRKYRERYQGGLEEVPPEVMERFHAYDWPGNVRELENLVRRLVVLRDPAMVLGELGAPRAAAGPAPVNVAANHVRPGAPALHAALPEDAPLKDVARRAARIAEREAILRALMRTGWNKRKAAKRLQVSYKALLYKIKDCGIVDPRDAATVDEA; translated from the coding sequence ATGGACAACGACTGCACCGTGCTCGTCATCGAGGACGACGACGAGGCCCGGGCACCCCTGTGCGAGTTCCTCGGCGCGGCCGGCTACCGCGTGCGCGCCGCCCGCGGCGGCAACGAGGCGCTGGCCGACCTGGGCAGTGCGCCGGCGGGGGCGGTGCTGCTGGATCTAGTGATGCCCGAGCCGGACGGCTTCGAGGTGCTGCGCCGGGTGCGCGAGCGGGATCCGGCGCTCCCGGTCATCGTGCTCTCGGCGCTGTCGCAGACCGAGGACGTGGTGCGCGCCATGAAGCTCGGCGCGACCGACTACCTGCCGAAGCCGTTCGATCCCGCGGAGCTGGAGCTGGTACTGCGCCGCGCGCTCGACGGGCGCGCGCGGACGCGCTCCGAGACCGCGCCGGATCCCGGCACGCTGCCGCTGCTCTCCGGCGCGATGGACCGCGTCCGCGAGCTGGTCGAGCGGATCGCGGACACCGACGTGCCGGTGCTGCTGGTGGGCGAGAGCGGCGTGGGCAAGGACGTCATCGCCCGGCGCATCCACGCGGAGAGCCGGCGCGCCGCGCGGCCGTTCGTGAAGATCAACTGCGCCGCGCTGCCGGGCGAGCTGCTCGAGAGCGAGCTGTTCGGCCACGAGAAGGGCGCGTTCACCGGCGCGCACGCGGAGAAGCCGGGCAAGTTCGAGCTGGCGCACCAGGGCACCATCTTCCTCGACGAGATCGGCGAGATGGACCCGCGCCTGCAGGCCAAGCTGCTCCAGGTCCTCCAGGACGAGGAGTTCTACCGGGTGGGCGGGAAGCGGCCGGTGCGGGTGGACGCGCGCGTGGTGGTCGCGACCAACCGGAACCTCGAGCTGGCCATCCGGCAGGGCAGCTTCCGCGAGGACCTGTTCTACCGGCTGAACGTGGTCACCGTCCGCGTGCCGCCGCTGCGCGAGCGCAAGGAGGAGATCGGGCCGCTGGTCCGGCACTTCGTGCGCAAGTACCGCGAGCGCTACCAGGGTGGGCTGGAGGAGGTGCCGCCGGAGGTGATGGAGCGCTTCCACGCGTACGACTGGCCCGGGAACGTCCGCGAGCTGGAGAACCTGGTGCGGCGGCTGGTGGTGCTGCGCGACCCGGCCATGGTGCTCGGCGAGCTGGGCGCGCCCCGCGCCGCGGCCGGACCGGCGCCGGTGAACGTGGCCGCGAACCACGTGCGGCCGGGCGCCCCCGCGCTCCACGCGGCGCTCCCGGAGGACGCGCCGCTGAAGGACGTGGCGCGCCGCGCGGCGCGGATCGCCGAGCGCGAGGCCATCCTGCGCGCGCTCATGCGCACCGGCTGGAACAAGCGCAAGGCCGCGAAGCGGCTGCAGGTGAGCTACAAGGCGCTGCTCTACAAGATCAAGGACTGCGGGATCGTGGATCCGCGCGACGCCGCGACCGTCGACGAGGCCTGA
- a CDS encoding rhodanese-like domain-containing protein has translation MPSARLALAAVVVLQALVACSRAPAGPPAAPVVDGPTAKALVDGGARLVDVRTPQEFAAGHAPGAINIPYDEIARRAPGELPDRDASIVLYCRSGRRSAIAAKALRELGYARLHDLQRADAWPGPLESTR, from the coding sequence ATGCCCAGCGCCCGCCTCGCCCTCGCCGCGGTCGTCGTCCTTCAGGCCCTGGTCGCATGCAGCCGCGCGCCCGCCGGCCCGCCCGCCGCCCCGGTGGTGGACGGCCCCACCGCGAAGGCGCTGGTGGACGGGGGCGCCCGGCTCGTGGACGTGCGCACGCCGCAGGAGTTCGCGGCCGGCCACGCGCCGGGGGCGATCAACATCCCGTACGACGAGATCGCGCGCCGCGCGCCCGGCGAGCTCCCGGACCGCGACGCCAGCATCGTGCTCTATTGCCGGAGCGGCCGGCGGAGCGCCATCGCGGCGAAGGCGCTCCGCGAGCTGGGCTACGCGCGGCTGCACGACCTGCAGCGCGCCGACGCGTGGCCGGGGCCGCTCGAGTCCACCCGATAG
- a CDS encoding SpoIID/LytB domain-containing protein, producing the protein MGRLLAVLLAVALAAEAAPTAPGAVPEPAAPAELPAIPPPEPAAPALPAAAPPAEPAASTPVASTPDAAPEPATPLPLPLPPPDAAVLAPPPAADLADPLDLLWGHRLEFAPGGEPLVTIRLMEGQREIAFRPLARARVLLRGGGELRVEAGTRLRVRAREAVPAVLAWRALLEEAPLADRARLEAEARAWRVRGVRAEPRVVGAVYGIAGRVVDNRRALLLVDGDGTEAGARATVETLRAAHGARATLHATLVGRPSGRLELLGDGGAPLGEADAALTLAVEGEAGFLVEGVEHEHGRGGRAREDRTYRGRLYLTLDAGGALAAVHGVPLEELLRGLVPSEMPASSPRAALEAQAVTARSNVLAQIGTRHLTDPFMLCAEVHCQAYRGDAARTGRTDAAVLATRGEALFGRADRTLVNAVYSAMCGGHGEHNDAVWDGTPDPSLRGRPDLPPAAAARWPVGVGTDALVRRFLVAGSEAYCARAAGASRSRFRWTRRLDAAALARVGAELGIGPATALRVTARGVSGRARELEVTGAAGRAEVRGELRIRRLLGGLPSAMFLVEPEPGGALALRGGGWGHGAGMCQWGAVGRAEAGQDHREILRAYYSGAEVSSIY; encoded by the coding sequence ATGGGCCGACTCCTCGCCGTGCTCCTCGCCGTCGCGCTCGCCGCGGAAGCGGCCCCGACGGCGCCGGGAGCCGTCCCCGAGCCCGCCGCGCCGGCGGAGCTGCCCGCGATCCCGCCGCCTGAGCCGGCCGCGCCCGCGCTCCCGGCCGCGGCGCCGCCCGCGGAGCCCGCCGCCTCGACGCCGGTCGCGTCGACGCCCGACGCCGCACCGGAGCCGGCCACGCCGCTCCCGCTCCCCCTGCCGCCGCCCGACGCCGCGGTGCTCGCGCCGCCGCCGGCCGCCGACCTCGCCGACCCGCTGGACCTGCTCTGGGGGCACCGGCTGGAGTTCGCGCCCGGTGGCGAGCCGCTCGTCACCATCCGGCTCATGGAGGGCCAGCGCGAGATCGCGTTCCGCCCGCTCGCGCGGGCGCGCGTGCTCCTGCGCGGCGGAGGCGAGCTCCGCGTGGAGGCCGGCACGCGCCTGCGGGTGCGCGCGCGAGAGGCCGTCCCCGCGGTGCTGGCCTGGCGCGCCCTGCTCGAGGAGGCGCCGCTCGCAGATCGCGCCCGGCTCGAGGCGGAGGCGCGGGCCTGGCGCGTGCGCGGCGTCCGCGCCGAGCCGCGGGTGGTGGGTGCGGTGTACGGCATCGCCGGGCGGGTGGTGGACAACCGCCGCGCGCTGCTGCTGGTGGACGGCGACGGGACGGAGGCGGGGGCGCGCGCGACCGTGGAGACGCTCCGGGCCGCGCACGGCGCACGGGCCACGCTGCACGCGACGCTGGTGGGCCGCCCGTCCGGGCGGCTCGAGCTGCTCGGCGACGGCGGGGCGCCGCTGGGCGAGGCGGACGCCGCGCTCACGCTCGCCGTGGAGGGCGAGGCGGGCTTCCTGGTGGAGGGCGTCGAGCACGAGCACGGGCGCGGCGGGCGGGCCCGCGAGGACCGCACCTACCGCGGCCGGCTCTACCTGACGCTCGACGCCGGCGGCGCGCTCGCGGCGGTGCACGGCGTGCCGCTCGAGGAGCTGCTGCGGGGGCTGGTGCCGAGCGAGATGCCGGCGTCGTCGCCGCGCGCGGCGCTGGAGGCGCAGGCGGTGACCGCCCGCTCCAACGTGCTCGCGCAGATCGGCACGCGCCACCTGACGGACCCGTTCATGCTCTGCGCCGAGGTGCACTGCCAGGCGTACCGCGGCGACGCGGCCCGCACCGGCCGCACCGACGCGGCGGTGCTCGCGACGCGGGGCGAGGCGCTGTTCGGTCGCGCCGACCGCACGCTGGTGAACGCGGTCTACTCGGCGATGTGCGGCGGCCACGGCGAGCACAACGACGCGGTGTGGGACGGGACGCCGGATCCGAGCCTGCGCGGGCGGCCCGACCTCCCGCCCGCCGCGGCGGCGCGCTGGCCGGTGGGCGTGGGGACGGACGCGCTGGTGCGCAGGTTCCTGGTGGCGGGCTCCGAGGCCTACTGCGCGCGGGCCGCGGGCGCGAGCCGCAGCCGCTTCCGCTGGACGCGCCGCCTGGACGCGGCGGCGCTGGCGCGGGTGGGCGCCGAGCTCGGGATCGGCCCGGCGACGGCGCTGCGCGTGACGGCGCGCGGGGTGTCCGGCCGCGCGCGGGAGCTGGAGGTGACGGGCGCGGCGGGCCGAGCCGAGGTCCGCGGCGAGCTGCGCATCCGCCGGCTGCTCGGCGGGCTCCCGTCGGCGATGTTCCTGGTCGAGCCGGAGCCGGGCGGCGCGCTGGCGCTCCGCGGGGGCGGCTGGGGCCACGGCGCCGGGATGTGCCAGTGGGGCGCGGTGGGGCGCGCGGAGGCCGGGCAGGACCACCGCGAGATCCTCCGCGCCTACTACTCGGGCGCCGAGGTCTCGTCCATCTACTGA
- a CDS encoding aminotransferase class IV: MATLVNLDGALVAPADAKVSVLDRGFLYGDSVYEVVRTYGGRPFELDAHLARLARSAERTGLAPRWDGPRTAREIARTLEAAQSLGAPPAPADAAPWNAGEWYVRVVMTRGAGEIGLDPALAVDPRAVVIVAPLAAPPARAYAEGVTVAIASVRRASPAAVDPAAKTGAHLSHVLAVREARAAGAHEALLLDDAGMVTEGSSSNVFAVVGGRLRTPPLAAGILEGVTRGVVLRLAREAGVPVEEAPLGVDALESAAEAFLTSTMREILPVVRVGARPIGTGRPGAVTERLHRAFRRLAGGPPGLGPP; the protein is encoded by the coding sequence ATGGCGACGCTGGTGAACCTGGACGGCGCGCTGGTCGCGCCGGCGGACGCGAAGGTCTCGGTGCTCGACCGCGGCTTCCTGTACGGCGACAGCGTGTACGAGGTGGTGCGCACGTACGGTGGACGGCCGTTCGAGCTCGACGCGCACCTCGCGCGGCTGGCGCGCTCGGCGGAGCGCACCGGGCTCGCGCCGCGATGGGACGGGCCGCGCACCGCGCGCGAGATCGCGCGCACGCTGGAGGCCGCGCAGTCGCTGGGCGCGCCGCCCGCGCCCGCCGATGCTGCGCCGTGGAACGCGGGCGAGTGGTACGTGCGCGTGGTGATGACGCGCGGCGCGGGGGAGATCGGGCTCGACCCCGCGCTCGCCGTGGATCCTCGGGCCGTGGTCATCGTCGCGCCGCTCGCGGCGCCGCCGGCGCGCGCGTACGCCGAGGGCGTGACGGTGGCGATCGCGAGCGTGCGGCGCGCCTCACCCGCCGCGGTGGACCCGGCCGCCAAGACCGGCGCGCACCTCTCGCACGTGCTCGCGGTGCGCGAGGCGCGCGCCGCGGGCGCGCACGAGGCGCTCCTGCTCGACGACGCGGGGATGGTCACCGAGGGCTCGTCCTCCAACGTGTTCGCCGTCGTCGGCGGGCGCCTCCGGACGCCGCCGCTGGCGGCCGGGATCCTGGAGGGCGTGACGCGGGGGGTGGTGCTCCGGCTCGCGCGCGAGGCGGGCGTGCCGGTGGAGGAGGCGCCGCTCGGCGTGGACGCGCTGGAGTCGGCCGCCGAGGCCTTCCTCACCTCGACCATGCGCGAGATCCTGCCGGTGGTGCGGGTGGGCGCGCGGCCGATCGGGACCGGGCGGCCCGGCGCGGTCACCGAGCGGCTGCACCGGGCCTTCCGCCGCCTCGCGGGCGGGCCGCCGGGCCTCGGCCCGCCGTGA
- a CDS encoding ABC transporter ATP-binding protein → MASPARADGERIPAFEARGLEKVYRMGEVDVPALRGVDLELYDGELVVILGPSGSGKSTLLNILGGLDVPTGGRVRYREHDLVGASARALTRYRREHVGFVFQLYNLVPSLTARENVALACEIAPDPMPADEALRRVGLGERLDHFPSQLSGGEQQRVAIARAVAKRPDVLLCDEPTGALDAATGRVVLEVLEQVNRELGTTVVVITHNAAIAALADRVVHVRDGRIARVDHNARRAPAAEIAW, encoded by the coding sequence ATGGCGAGCCCGGCGCGAGCGGACGGCGAGCGGATCCCCGCGTTCGAGGCGCGCGGCCTGGAGAAGGTCTACCGGATGGGCGAGGTGGACGTCCCCGCGCTCCGCGGCGTGGACCTCGAGCTGTACGACGGCGAGCTGGTGGTGATCCTCGGCCCCTCCGGCAGCGGGAAGTCCACGCTCCTCAACATCCTCGGCGGCCTGGACGTGCCCACCGGCGGACGCGTCCGTTACCGCGAGCACGACCTCGTCGGCGCCTCCGCGCGCGCGCTCACCCGCTACCGGCGCGAGCACGTCGGGTTCGTGTTCCAGCTCTACAACCTCGTCCCGAGCCTCACCGCGCGCGAGAACGTGGCGCTCGCCTGCGAGATCGCGCCCGACCCGATGCCCGCGGACGAGGCGCTGCGGCGGGTCGGCCTGGGCGAGCGGCTCGACCACTTCCCCTCCCAGCTCTCCGGCGGCGAGCAGCAGCGCGTCGCCATCGCCCGCGCGGTGGCGAAGCGCCCGGACGTGCTGCTCTGCGACGAGCCGACCGGCGCGCTCGACGCCGCCACCGGCCGCGTGGTGCTGGAGGTGCTCGAGCAGGTGAACCGGGAGCTCGGCACGACCGTGGTGGTCATCACCCACAACGCCGCCATCGCCGCGCTGGCAGACCGGGTGGTGCACGTGCGCGACGGCCGCATCGCGCGCGTCGACCACAACGCGCGGCGCGCGCCGGCCGCGGAGATCGCCTGGTGA
- a CDS encoding ABC transporter permease encodes MSALDHKAWHDLGRMRGQAVAVGALIASAMAVWVTTVLTERAMLRTRDAYYARQRFADAFASVRRAPEPVGARLAAVAGVAEVETRVIWPGRLDLPDARRARATFVSLPDRAAPRLNVLALRAGRLPLPGERGVAVLTEGFAVANRLGPGDDLAAVLNGRRTRLRVVGVALSPEYVYAVGPGMLFPDDRSFGVVWAPRTDLAEAAGLDGAFNAVALRLGPGAAEPDVLAAVDRVLEPWGGVGAHARRDQASHRYLSDELTQLRALALVMPAIFLGVAAFLLSVIVSRLVAQQRPQVGMLKALGYSDLALAIHYAKLVGVVVAAGAAAGAAGGALLGRGLARMYAEFYRFPFLVYADAPAVVASGAALCALAALVGVAAAVARAARLPPAEAMRPEPPPAFRATRLDRLLAQPGVPPAWRMVLRNLSRRPVRAGLSALGVACGIAVIVLAGAMQDALHHLLGVQFREARREDAIVVFTEAVGADALAELRALPGVRAAEPFRGVPATLRSGPRSHRTEIAGLDPGARLWRLVDASGREVPVPPAGVVLSSQLARMLAVGPGDTVLAEVHEGRRPVLALPVAALVDDFVGVSATLSRARLDAALGDGPRASGALLALATGAGPQVEARLAERPRVAAVTLGDELRRSMETVIGRFMGGVVAVLAGFALVLAGGVIYNAARVAHAERQRELATLQVLGFTPGEAWRILAGELAVLVLLAIPAGCALGLGLATLTSRLVSSDLFRLPVVISPGTWARAVGVVCAASGLLVALARRWVGKVDLVEVLKARE; translated from the coding sequence GTGAGCGCGCTCGACCACAAGGCCTGGCACGACCTCGGGCGCATGCGCGGCCAGGCGGTGGCGGTGGGCGCGCTGATCGCGAGCGCCATGGCGGTGTGGGTGACCACGGTGCTCACCGAGCGCGCCATGCTGCGGACCCGCGACGCGTACTACGCGCGCCAGCGGTTCGCCGACGCGTTCGCCTCGGTGCGGCGCGCGCCCGAGCCGGTGGGCGCGCGCCTCGCCGCCGTCGCCGGCGTGGCCGAGGTGGAGACGCGGGTGATCTGGCCCGGTCGCCTGGACCTGCCCGACGCGCGCCGGGCGCGGGCGACGTTCGTGTCCCTGCCCGACCGCGCGGCGCCGCGGCTCAACGTGCTCGCGCTGCGGGCCGGTCGCCTCCCGCTGCCCGGCGAGCGCGGCGTGGCGGTCCTCACCGAGGGCTTCGCCGTCGCGAACCGGCTCGGCCCCGGCGACGACCTCGCTGCGGTGCTGAACGGCCGCCGCACGCGGCTGCGCGTCGTCGGCGTGGCGCTCTCGCCCGAGTACGTCTACGCCGTCGGGCCCGGCATGCTGTTCCCGGACGACCGGAGCTTCGGGGTGGTCTGGGCGCCGCGCACCGACCTGGCGGAGGCGGCGGGGCTGGACGGCGCGTTCAACGCGGTGGCGCTGCGCCTCGGCCCGGGCGCGGCCGAGCCGGACGTCCTCGCCGCGGTGGACCGGGTGCTCGAGCCCTGGGGCGGCGTCGGCGCCCACGCCCGCCGGGACCAGGCCTCGCACCGCTACCTCTCCGACGAGCTGACGCAGCTCCGGGCGCTGGCGCTGGTGATGCCCGCCATCTTCCTCGGCGTCGCCGCGTTCCTGCTGTCCGTGATCGTGTCGCGGCTCGTGGCGCAGCAGCGGCCGCAGGTGGGCATGCTGAAGGCGCTGGGCTACTCCGACCTCGCGCTGGCGATCCACTACGCGAAGCTGGTGGGCGTGGTGGTGGCGGCCGGCGCCGCCGCGGGCGCGGCCGGCGGCGCGCTGCTCGGCCGCGGGCTCGCCCGCATGTACGCGGAGTTCTACCGGTTCCCGTTCCTCGTCTACGCCGATGCCCCGGCGGTGGTCGCCTCCGGCGCGGCCCTGTGCGCGCTCGCGGCGCTGGTGGGCGTGGCCGCCGCGGTGGCCCGCGCCGCCCGGCTCCCGCCCGCCGAGGCGATGCGCCCCGAGCCGCCGCCCGCGTTCCGCGCCACGCGCCTCGACCGCCTGCTGGCCCAGCCCGGCGTCCCGCCCGCCTGGCGGATGGTGCTGCGCAACCTGTCCCGCCGTCCGGTGCGGGCCGGCCTGTCCGCGCTCGGCGTGGCCTGCGGGATCGCGGTGATCGTCCTCGCCGGCGCCATGCAGGACGCGCTCCATCACCTGCTCGGCGTCCAGTTCCGGGAGGCGCGCCGCGAGGACGCGATCGTGGTGTTCACCGAGGCGGTCGGCGCCGACGCGCTGGCGGAGCTGCGCGCCCTGCCCGGCGTGCGCGCGGCGGAGCCGTTCCGCGGCGTGCCCGCGACGCTGCGGAGCGGGCCGCGCAGCCACCGGACGGAGATCGCCGGCCTCGACCCCGGCGCGCGCCTGTGGCGCCTGGTGGACGCGAGCGGGCGCGAGGTGCCGGTGCCGCCGGCCGGCGTGGTGCTCTCGTCGCAGCTCGCGCGCATGCTCGCCGTCGGCCCGGGCGACACGGTGCTCGCCGAGGTCCACGAGGGGCGGCGCCCGGTGCTGGCGCTGCCGGTGGCCGCGCTGGTGGACGACTTCGTGGGCGTGAGCGCGACGCTGAGCCGGGCGCGCCTCGACGCCGCCCTCGGCGACGGCCCGCGCGCCAGCGGCGCGCTGCTCGCGCTCGCGACCGGCGCGGGCCCGCAGGTGGAGGCTCGGCTGGCGGAGCGGCCCCGGGTGGCGGCGGTCACGCTCGGGGACGAGCTGCGGCGCTCGATGGAGACGGTGATCGGGCGCTTCATGGGCGGCGTGGTCGCGGTGCTGGCCGGGTTCGCGCTCGTGCTCGCCGGCGGCGTCATCTACAACGCGGCCCGGGTCGCGCACGCCGAGCGGCAGCGCGAGCTCGCCACGCTGCAGGTGCTCGGGTTCACGCCGGGCGAGGCGTGGCGCATCCTGGCCGGCGAGCTGGCGGTGCTGGTCCTCCTGGCCATCCCGGCCGGCTGCGCCCTCGGGCTCGGGCTGGCCACGCTCACCTCGCGGCTGGTGTCGTCCGACCTGTTCCGGCTGCCGGTGGTCATCTCGCCCGGCACGTGGGCGCGGGCGGTGGGCGTGGTCTGCGCCGCGAGCGGGCTGCTCGTGGCGCTGGCGCGGCGCTGGGTCGGGAAGGTGGATCTGGTGGAGGTGCTGAAGGCGCGGGAGTGA